One Candidatus Aminicenantes bacterium DNA segment encodes these proteins:
- a CDS encoding Glu-tRNA(Gln) amidotransferase GatDE subunit D produces the protein HRGTRVRKMHSSYRSTFRTIGDIPLAMVDRQKITPLRQDYKRRRNDRRVDILPFFEEKVGMLYYYPNMQPDMIDSMVDNGYRGIVIAGTGLGHVNKPLYPAIVRAVEKGVTIYMTVQTLWGYVHMFVYDTGRDLMAKGIIPAENMLPEVAYVKLAWALGQTTDLGKVKDLMLTPIAGEITEREPYNGYLIFQGGIPEVEEFIKKFHK, from the coding sequence CACCGCGGCACGCGCGTGCGCAAGATGCACTCCTCCTACCGCTCGACCTTCCGCACCATCGGCGACATCCCGCTGGCCATGGTCGACCGCCAGAAGATCACGCCGCTGCGCCAGGACTACAAGCGCCGGCGCAACGACCGCCGCGTCGACATCCTCCCTTTTTTCGAGGAAAAGGTTGGCATGCTCTACTACTACCCCAACATGCAGCCCGACATGATCGACTCCATGGTCGACAACGGCTACCGCGGCATCGTCATCGCCGGCACCGGGCTGGGGCATGTCAACAAGCCGCTTTACCCGGCCATCGTGCGCGCCGTCGAAAAGGGCGTGACCATCTACATGACCGTGCAGACGCTCTGGGGCTACGTGCACATGTTCGTCTACGACACCGGCCGCGACCTGATGGCCAAGGGCATCATCCCGGCCGAGAACATGCTCCCGGAAGTCGCCTACGTCAAGTTGGCCTGGGCCCTGGGCCAAACGACCGATCTCGGCAAAGTAAAAGACCTGATGCTCACCCCCATCGCCGGCGAGATCACCGAGCGCGAGCCTTACAACGGTTATTTAATATTCCAGGGCGGCATCCCCGAGGTCGAAGAGTTCATCAAGAAGTTCCACAAATAA